A genomic stretch from Flavobacterium sp. KS-LB2 includes:
- a CDS encoding M14 metallopeptidase family protein, whose translation MKFIYSLLLCIPFLSIGQKKSLDYYLPQNGTYNTKIPTPKSILNFELGEMHTDHTQVANYMREVAKASDRIKIETTGYTFENRPLQLLTISSPKNLANIDEILKRHVAITDANTNNNDLSDLPIVIYLGYSIHGNESSGTGAAIALTYYLAANDSPELMKTLDKTIILLDPSFNPDGLHRFSTWVNSNKSSNLVTDPNDREFNEAWPRGRFNHYWFDMNRDWLPVQLPESQARIKTFRKWIPNVLCDFHEMGTNSTYFFQPGEPTRTNPLTPELNQILTRKIAGYHAKALDKIGSSYFVEENYDDFYYGKGSSYPDINGAIGILFEQASSRGHAQESANGILTFPFTIRNQFTTSLSTLQATTDMREELLAYQRDFYKNAKMDSNKSKVKGYVFGDEKDASRVHELAKILSQHKIKIQELKEDVVINKKKFSKNLSYIIPVAQQNTKLINAIFDRQLQFKDSLFYDISAWSFDLAFNLNFEGVNTLDNAGSDYVPNLKKGFVSKKSEIGYLVEWTDHKSPKLLNQLLAKGLRVRTTKKPFTHNGKMFSYGSLFVPVQNQELNSDEIFTYLSQSIPEYAIEITAVETGFTDGINLGNPNFVTLTQPKVAMIVGQGVDPSDAGEIWYMFDQKAAMPLTKIDMEQLEGVNLSKYTTLILVNGSYAKISAKTTTKISQWVQNGGTLIAYQDAIKWLNKNELTELTLKTSNMEAKAVSFEHTDDYKGAQEIAGAIFETRLDLSHPINFGMPRNTLPIFRNTSIMIEPNKNSYNNPIQYTKTPLISGYISKEKLALLKETVPFQCIKKGDGNIIVFTDNTNFRAFWLGTEKLLWNAIFFSKLM comes from the coding sequence ATGAAATTTATCTATTCCCTTTTGCTATGCATTCCTTTTTTGAGTATCGGGCAAAAAAAGTCACTTGATTACTATTTACCTCAAAACGGCACCTACAATACAAAAATTCCAACGCCAAAAAGTATCCTTAATTTTGAATTGGGTGAAATGCATACAGATCATACGCAAGTAGCGAATTATATGAGAGAAGTGGCAAAAGCATCGGATAGAATCAAAATTGAAACGACCGGCTATACGTTTGAAAACCGACCGTTACAATTGTTGACCATTTCTAGTCCAAAAAACTTGGCCAACATTGACGAAATTCTTAAACGACATGTTGCAATTACTGATGCTAACACCAATAATAATGATCTGTCAGACTTACCAATTGTAATTTATTTAGGGTATTCTATTCATGGAAATGAGTCCAGCGGAACTGGTGCAGCAATCGCCTTGACTTATTATCTAGCAGCGAATGACAGCCCAGAATTGATGAAAACATTAGACAAAACAATCATTTTATTAGATCCGTCTTTTAATCCAGATGGATTGCATCGTTTTTCGACTTGGGTTAATAGCAATAAAAGTTCCAATTTAGTTACAGACCCTAACGATCGCGAGTTCAATGAAGCTTGGCCGAGAGGTCGTTTTAACCACTACTGGTTTGATATGAATAGAGACTGGTTGCCCGTGCAGCTTCCAGAAAGTCAGGCTCGAATAAAAACCTTTAGAAAATGGATACCGAATGTCTTGTGCGATTTTCATGAAATGGGCACCAATTCTACTTACTTTTTTCAGCCAGGTGAACCCACTCGTACCAATCCGCTTACTCCAGAATTAAATCAAATATTAACTCGTAAAATTGCAGGATACCACGCCAAAGCCTTAGATAAAATAGGCAGTTCGTATTTTGTTGAAGAAAACTACGACGATTTTTATTACGGGAAAGGTTCGTCCTATCCTGATATAAATGGGGCTATCGGAATTTTATTTGAACAAGCCAGCTCCAGAGGACATGCGCAAGAAAGTGCTAACGGTATTTTGACTTTTCCATTTACCATCAGAAATCAATTTACAACCAGTTTGTCAACACTGCAAGCAACCACAGATATGCGTGAAGAATTACTAGCGTACCAAAGAGATTTTTACAAAAATGCTAAAATGGACAGCAACAAAAGCAAAGTAAAAGGATATGTTTTTGGTGACGAAAAAGATGCTTCAAGAGTACATGAATTAGCAAAAATTTTAAGTCAGCATAAAATAAAAATACAAGAATTAAAGGAGGATGTTGTCATCAACAAAAAGAAATTTTCTAAAAACCTTAGTTACATCATACCTGTCGCACAACAAAACACCAAGCTCATCAATGCGATATTTGACCGTCAATTACAGTTTAAGGACAGTCTGTTTTATGATATTTCAGCATGGAGTTTTGATTTGGCTTTTAACCTCAACTTTGAGGGCGTAAATACACTTGATAATGCAGGTAGTGATTATGTGCCGAATTTAAAAAAAGGTTTTGTTTCCAAAAAAAGCGAAATCGGCTATTTGGTGGAATGGACAGATCATAAATCACCCAAATTACTGAACCAATTATTAGCCAAAGGCCTGCGTGTACGAACCACTAAAAAACCATTTACACATAACGGAAAAATGTTTTCTTATGGATCTTTATTTGTTCCTGTTCAAAATCAAGAATTAAATAGTGACGAAATATTTACTTATTTAAGTCAAAGTATTCCCGAGTATGCTATCGAAATCACAGCTGTTGAAACTGGTTTTACAGACGGTATTAATTTAGGCAATCCCAATTTTGTTACTTTAACACAACCAAAAGTAGCCATGATTGTGGGGCAAGGTGTTGATCCCTCTGATGCCGGTGAAATTTGGTATATGTTTGACCAAAAAGCTGCAATGCCTTTGACCAAAATTGACATGGAACAGCTAGAAGGAGTAAATTTGAGTAAGTACACTACTTTGATTTTAGTAAATGGTTCTTATGCTAAAATTTCAGCTAAAACAACAACTAAAATCAGTCAATGGGTTCAAAACGGCGGAACACTAATTGCTTACCAAGACGCAATTAAATGGCTGAATAAAAATGAATTAACTGAACTTACGCTTAAAACCTCAAATATGGAAGCCAAGGCAGTTTCCTTCGAGCATACGGATGATTATAAAGGAGCGCAAGAAATTGCTGGAGCTATTTTTGAAACAAGATTAGACTTATCACATCCTATTAATTTTGGAATGCCTCGCAATACATTGCCTATTTTTAGGAATACCTCAATCATGATTGAACCCAATAAAAATAGTTACAACAACCCTATTCAATACACAAAAACGCCATTAATTAGTGGTTATATTTCAAAAGAAAAATTGGCACTTTTAAAAGAAACCGTCCCTTTTCAATGCATTAAAAAAGGAGATGGAAACATAATTGTATTTACAGACAATACCAACTTTAGAGCATTTTGGTTAGGAACTGAAAAACTATTATGGAATGCAATTTTCTTTAGTAAATTGATGTAA